A window of the Vanessa cardui chromosome 12, ilVanCard2.1, whole genome shotgun sequence genome harbors these coding sequences:
- the LOC124534358 gene encoding 4-hydroxyphenylpyruvate dioxygenase-like encodes MTKADRNVIKANTGKVLNFDHLTFWVANAKTASSYFITRFGFKPLASRDSSEDRPVVSYAVQQNKIIIIFESPVSNESEITKDLADHGDFVKDVAFEVSDLDAIVQKARKGGAVVVKDVTEESDKNGIIRYAVLKTYGDNTHTLIDRSKYTGLLFPGYQALEDDPLNELLPKTNLSFVDHVEGNMADGTLEDSVTWYEKNLNMHRFWCVDYSHDLVPYSCINSASVINQTETVLLSLNEAAKGIRPTSKASEFVKALGASGVEHIALYTDDIVSTMKSLKSRGADILTWPSTYYDLIKEKLKDSPVNVNESIEELKEQNILIDFDERGYMLQAFTKHLQVRPTLFIEIIQRRNHRGFGAMNYKWVFEAIERIDKKESDN; translated from the exons ATGACAAAAGCAGATCGAAACGTCATTAAAGCAAATACTGGCAAAGTATTAAATTTCGACCATCTTACATTTTGGGTGGCGAATGCGAAGACG gCATCTAGTTACTTTATCACCCGTTTCGGATTTAAACCTTTAGCTTCCAGAGATTCATCAGAAGACAGACCTGTTGTTTCCTATGCCGTTCAACAAAATAAG ataataattatattcgaatCGCCTGTTTCGAACGAGAGTGAAATAACAAAAGATTTAGCAGATCACGGAGATTTCGTCAAAGACGTAGCGTTCGAGGTATCTGATCTCGACGCAATCGTGCAAAAAGCGAGGAAAGGGGGCGCGGTTGTCGTCAAAGATGTCACCGAGGAAAGTGATAAGAATGGAATCATAAGATACGCAGTTTTGAAAACG TACGGTGACAATACCCACACGCTAATCGACAGGTCTAAGTACACTGGTCTGCTGTTCCCCGGATACCAAGCGCTTGAAGACGATCCTCTGAATGAGCTATT GCCCAAAACTAATTTGAGTTTCGTAGATCATGTGGAAGGTAATATGGCTGATGGAACGCTCGAGGATTCTGTGACTTGGTATGAGAAGAACCTCAATATGCacag gTTCTGGTGCGTGGACTACAGCCACGACTTGGTGCCGTATTCTTGTATTAACTCCGCTTCTGTTATTAATCAGACGGAAACTGTACTC CTTTCGCTAAACGAAGCCGCGAAAGGAATCCGGCCTACAAGCAAAGCTTCGGAGTTTGTAAAGGCTCTGGGCGCGTCGGGAGTAGAGCACATAGCGCTTTATACCGATGACATTGTATCTACC atGAAGAGCTTGAAGTCACGTGGCGCTGACATTTTGACCTGGCCGTCTACATACTACGACCTGATTAAGGAGAAACTTAAGGATAGTCCTGTGAACGTAAACGAAAGTATTGAAGAATTGAAAGAGCAGAACATTTTGATCGACTTCGACGAAAGAGGTTACATGTTGCAAGCCTTCACCAAGCACTTGCAAGTTCGCCCCACTTTATTCATTGAGATAATACAAAGAAGGAACCACAGG gGTTTCGGGGCTATGAACTACAAATGGGTGTTCGAGGCTATTGAGCGCATAGACAAGAAGGAATCAGACAACTAA